Part of the Desulforegula conservatrix Mb1Pa genome is shown below.
CGCTTTTCAGCGCCTTTCTAATAAAATCTTCCGGTGAATCATGGAATGACGAAAGATTATGGGAGTTGGCGTAGGTCGGATTAGAGCGCTCTTTGCTCGTAATCCGACGGGGCTCTTTAAAAATATTTTTATGATGGTTTGTGAAAACAGCTATAAAACCGGTTTCAATCGTTTTTTCAATGAATTCAGCCGATAAGTTCTCGGTAATTTCAGGCACGCCTGTTTCGATAAGGATATAGAGCGGCTGAATGAGAAGATCTAAATAGGGCCGTGTAAGTATGGCCCATGCCATTTTTTCAAACAGATTATCCGGGATTGATATTTCAGATCCAAGTCCTGATGATGTAAACCACAAGTCTGTATTTTCGGATGAGCCAGCTTCTTTTAAAGATTGTGTGTCAAAATGATTCGCGCTTAAATTATTATTGCTGAAACAAACGTATGAGTATCCTCTGCAAATAGCTTTCATTGCTTCTTCCTGAAAAAACTTTTTTCATGTTTATATGCGTATAATATTGCTGCAAAATTGACAAGGTCGCAAAAAGTACGGTTTCCGTCATTCCGGCGAAGGCCGGAATCCAGAAGCAACTGAAAATACTGGATGCCGGATCAAGTCCGGCATGGCGCCGTCGCTCTATTTTGTCTTTTTGTGAGGCCACCAAAGATAAGGTTATTATGAAATCAGGCTGGCCAGCAGTTCTTTAATGTTTTTTGAGTCTTTGACAAGGTGCTTGAGATCCCTAAGCCTTGACGGATCATCGATTGACCTGATGATATCCATGGCAGTTTTTGTTTCAGGCGCCTCGCCGAATTTTATGGATATGGCAAGCTCAAGCCCTTCAGCAAGACTTTCAACAGAACCTTTTAGAATGCCCTGCTGCATTCCTTGTTGTATGCCCTCTTCCCTGCCTATCTGCATAAGTCTTTCAGCTGCTGTCATAATTATTGCTTCTCCCTTTGGTCCGGCCACCTGGTTGAGCGCAGAGGCCAAATCCTTTTCGTTTACGGATTCTGTCCCACTTAAAATATATTTAAGCAATGTTTCTATATATTTCAAGCCCGTGTCTTTTGAAATAAGCTCCACGAACAGCCCGAATATCCCGGGAAGCTTTGGTGCAAGTTCTTCATCAAATATATGCTTCATGACAAGAAGAGCAACTTTTAAAAGAATCTCGCCCTTAATATCTTCATCGGTATATCTGGAAAGATCATATAGAATAAAGCTGAAGTCAGGGACAAATTGAAGAAAGTTTTCATTCGGCAGTATAACTGCGGATGAAAATTTGGTGTCAACTTCCCATCTCTTTTCACTGTGATAAAGCACAAGCGGTATTATTGGAGGCAGTTTGCCGGATTTGTTTTCCTTTCTGTGTTGTCTCCAGATTTCGACAATATACTGTAATAACTGAAAATGAATTCCAGCATCAGGATAGCTTTTATGCTCGAAAAGAAAATAAACATAACCTGATTCGTCGCCAATGCCGATTTTATACAGTATATCAGAGAAAAACTCTCCGAGCTCCTCTGTCACAAAAGAATCCTTGCAGATTTCAAGAGAGTCAAGGTTCATCGCTGAAACAATTTCAGAAGGCAGATAGTGTCCCATGAAGTTTCTTGCCACTTCTGGATTTGTCCAGGTTTCCTTGAAGAATTTGTCATGCGGATTCTGGACTCTATTGTTCTTATTTTCCATGTGCAGGGATTATCATAGATGGTGTTTTTTATCAAAAAGATTAAATCGGAAACTATACATCTGCTTTGATTGTTTCAAGCGCACAGAGGAGTCGTATTATTGTTGATATTCTTGAGGCTGAAATAAATAAGAGAGAGCATGAACTTTACCGCTGCGCCGTTGATTTGGAAAATGATGAAAAATTGAACAAAGAAATGGAAGATTTGGAAGCTGTGGTGGGGGATAATATTGAACCTTAATCGTGGTAGCATACATTGGGTGAATCTTGATCCAAGCCAGTGATCAGAAATCAGAGAAACGAGGCCATGAGTAATAATAAGCGCCTCGCAAATCAATGAGGCTCGTAGAACCGTTGTTGTCGTCCCGCTTTCAACCGCCGCAAAACCAAGACCTCCAATTGCCGTAGAGGTTTCATGAAGAGGTCGGTCAGTTGTTGCGGTTTGTGACCAGATCCGCACAGTTGATAAATCCAAGCTTACAGAACAGCTTGGTGATCTGTCAAAAGAGGATTTGCAAAGACTCGAAGACGGATTGAGAAGAGTTCTTTGCCCGTAA
Proteins encoded:
- a CDS encoding Rpn family recombination-promoting nuclease/putative transposase, which produces MENKNNRVQNPHDKFFKETWTNPEVARNFMGHYLPSEIVSAMNLDSLEICKDSFVTEELGEFFSDILYKIGIGDESGYVYFLFEHKSYPDAGIHFQLLQYIVEIWRQHRKENKSGKLPPIIPLVLYHSEKRWEVDTKFSSAVILPNENFLQFVPDFSFILYDLSRYTDEDIKGEILLKVALLVMKHIFDEELAPKLPGIFGLFVELISKDTGLKYIETLLKYILSGTESVNEKDLASALNQVAGPKGEAIIMTAAERLMQIGREEGIQQGMQQGILKGSVESLAEGLELAISIKFGEAPETKTAMDIIRSIDDPSRLRDLKHLVKDSKNIKELLASLIS